In Candidatus Hydrogenedentota bacterium, the genomic window CCAACGGGATACCCCTATTCAACGACCGTGGCGGGCGTGGGCCCCGGGGACCTGGTCCAGGTATTCGCGGACCTGGGAGCCCAGGGCAAAGCCTTCCTCGGCGAGGCGACAGCCTCGAACAGCACCGTGAATGTACCCGTTAACCTGGCCCCGTGGGACAACCACAACCTCACCGCCACGCGCACGGATTCGAGTGGAAACTCGTCCAAATTCAGCGGGGAGTTTGACAACATCGGACCCATTCCGCCAACCCTGGTTGTCGAAGTGCGGTCGGGCCAGACGGACCCGACGAACATGCTGCCGATCGAGTTCGACGTGAGCGCCGACGAACCGATCGGGACAAGCCTTCAGATCGCGGACTTTGCGAACCTCGGCACGGCGACGGGACTGACCTACAACCTGCTCAATCCCGGCGGGGACCAGCAGTACTTCATCTTGCAGGTGACCGGGGTCACCGGCGACGGTACGATCATGCCCTCGGTTGGCGCCGGTCTCGTGCAGGATGCCCTCGGAAATGTAAGCGAACAGGATTCGCTCAACGAAACCACCGACGGCCAGGTGCTCTACGACAGCACGCCGCCCGCAATCACCGTCAACTCGCTGCTGACAAACGTGGCGTCGCCCGGCCTCTCGGGCGCGATCGACGATCCAAGCGCGACGATCGCGATTACCGTGAACGGGAGCGGCCCGCATTCCGCCACGAACGAAGGCGCAACGTGGTCGCTGGCCCCGGGCGTTATCGCCGCCCTTCCCGAAGGCTTCTACGACGTGGAAGCCACCGCGACCGATCCCGTGGGCAACGTCGGAACCGACAATACATCCTTGGAGTTGACGATCGACCTCACCGCGCCAACGGCGGGCGTGACGCCCCTGATCACCAACGTGAACTCCCCCGCGCTGTCGGGCCTGAACAGCGACTCCACGGCCACGATTTACGTGAGCGTGGATACGCAGACGCTCCTGATGGCCCAGAACAACGGCGCCATGTGGGATCTGCCCGCAAATTCCCTCAGTCCGCTGGCGGATGGCGTATACGACGTGACGCTCAATCTCGAAGATCCGGCGGGCAACACCAATATGCAGCTGTTCGAAAACAGCCTCACGATCGACACCGTTCCGCCGGCGATCACCATCGACGCCATAGTCAGCAACAGCGCCACCCCGCTCCTGACCGGAACCGTGGCCGACGCCACCGCGGTCACCCTCGACATCACGGTCGACACACAGACCTTCGCCGCGACGGTGTCCGGTGGCGCCTGGAGCGCGACGCCGCCGTCGGGGCTTCCCGATGGCGACTTCACCATCCGCGCGGACGCCACCGACGCCGCCGGAAATACCGCGACGGAAAGCCGGGTGAAAGGCGCCGTTATCGATACGGAGGCGCCGGTACTGACCGTGAATTCCAAGGTCACCAACGACACCACCCCCCCCCTCTCCGGCACGGTGGACGACGGCCCCATCGCCGGGCGCACGGACGGCGTCAGCATCTCCGTGACCGTCCAGGGCATGACCTACCCCGCCACGAACAACGGCGACGGCACATGGGCCCTGGCGGACAACACCATTACGCCCCCCCTCGCCGACGGGACCTACAACGTGGCCGTCAGCGGCGAGGATGCGGCGGGTAACGTGGGGTCCAGCCCGGGAACCGGCGCGCTCACCATCGATACCGCAGCGCCCGATGTCACGGTGAACCGCCTGGTAACGAATGACACGACGCCAACGGTAACGGGCACGGCCACCGGCGCCAGCGCCGTCACCCTGGACATTGCCTCGGAGACCTACAACGCCTCGCTCTCGGGCGATGCCTGGAGCGCGGACGTCACAACGGCGCTGGCGGAGGGCCGCTATACGGCAACCGCCACCGCGGCGGACAGCGCCGGAAACAGCGCAAACGGATCCGGCGAGGTCGTTATCGACACGACACCCCCCGTGGTGACCGTAAACACGCTGACCACGCGCGACACGACCCCGCAGCTGAGCGGGACGGTGAGCGACGAGACCGCGGTTACCGTGGAGGTGTGGGTGGATGGCGCAAGCTATCCGGCCACCATCAGCGGCGAAACCTGGACCGCGGATGTCACCTCGCCGCTTGGAGACGGCACGTATGACGTGCTCGCGATCGCAACCGACGAAGCGGGCAATTCCGGTTCCGACGAGTCGGTCGCCGAGCTGACGGTGAATTCGGGCGCGCCGGCCATTACGTTTTCGCGGGTCGTAACCGCCGTTCAAACCCCAACGCTCAGCGGTACGGCCACGAGCGAATTGGAACTGGCGTACGTCGATGTCATCATTGACGATACCACCTACAACGCCAGCCTGTCCGGCGACACGTGGACCATCGACGTCTACGAGACGCTCGAAGAGGGCGCATACGACGTCCACGTCACTGCCGTCACAGTCCAGGAGGTTTCCGCCCAGGAGACCTTCCCCGGCGCCCTGGTCATTGACATCACGCCGCCCGAGGTAACGGTTACGCCGCTATTGACCAACAATCCCACACCCGTAATTCAGGGGACCGTGAGCGACGCGACCGCAACATCGGTTGAGATAATCGTCGGCGGCCAGCTCTACGCCGCCGAAACGGGCGGCGGTGTGTGGTCCGCGACCGTCACAAATCCGCTCCCCGATGGCGTGTACGGCGTCGACGCCACCGCCACCGACGCCGCCGGCAACATCGGCACGGACGGAACCGACGACGAGCTCACCATCGATACGGCCGCGCCGGCGCTCGTTTCCATTTCGCGCGCGGATGCGTCGCCGACCAACAGCCAAACCGTGGACTTTACGCTCCTCTTCACCGAGGACGTGGGGGGCGTGGACGCGTCCTCCCTGGATGTGATTGTGGACGGCGAGGTTCAGAGCCCGCCCGGAAAGGCGATTGGCGGCCTCCCGCTCCCCTACAGCGTCGGCGGCGGCGGCAATCAATTCACCGTTACCGTGGGAACAGGCACGGGCGACGGGACCATCGCCCTGCAACTCCGGGACGGAGCCCACATTGCGGACGCCGCCGGTAATGCGATGGAGGACTTCGGGGCCGCGTCGGATCCCTATACCATCGACCGCACCCCGCCCACGATCGCCATCAGCACCAGCGAGAGCAATCCCACCAGCGCCTTCCCCATTCCCGTGACCATCACCTTCAGCGAAGATGTGCTGCCGTTAGACCCCGAGCAAGTGTTCTTGAGCAACGCCATCGTGCAGGACTTCTCCGGGGAGGGCGCGCTATACCAAGTCTTGCTGGCGCCGCTCTCCGAAGGCGTGCTGACGGCCGACATAGGCGCGAACGCGGTGCGGGATATCGCCGGGAATGAAAACGTGCAAGGGGCGACCTTCTCGATCCGTTACCAACTGCCCGCCGAGGGCGAGGGCGAGGGCGAGGGTGAAGGTGAAGGTGAAGGTGAAGGTGAAGGTGAAGGCGAAGGCGAAGGCGAGGGCGAGGGTGAAGGCGAGGGCGAGGGCGAAGGTGAAGGCGAAGGCGAAGGCGAAATTGAGGACTGTCTGGCGCTCTGCGTCGGAGAGTTCATCGACAGAGATGGCGACGGGCTGAACTCCTGCGTGGAAAACTGCCTCGGCACCAGCGACAACCTGACCGACACCGATGGCGATGGCATGCCGGACAACTTCGAGTACCAGTTCGGGCTGGATCCGCTGTCGCCGCACGACGCCCATCTGGATTTGGACATGGATGACCTCACCAACCTGGAGGAATTCCTGGAAAACTCCGATCCCACCGATCCAAACAGCCCCAACTCCCCGTTTGTCGTCGCGGTGGACGGTATCGACTCGCCGGAAGCCCAGCCATGGCGCACGATCAACTACGCGCTCTCCCAGGTGACGCCGAACGCCGAACGCCGCCCGAGGATTATCGTCCGGGGCGGTGTGTATGACGAGGATGTCGTCTTGCGCGACAATGTTATCGTGGCGGGCCAGCGCGAGGAAGACGTGATCATCCTCGGCCAGGTGACCGGCGCCGAGAACAGCGCGCTGCGCCGCGTGACCATCATGCCGGCCGCGGACGAGGCCTACCTCTTCGACATGAACGACGTCGCCATGCAACTGCTCGAAGTCAGCTTCATAGGAACCCCCGAGCGCGGCCGGACGGGCATGCTCGTGGACGGCGATCGACCCGCAAATTCGGTCATCGACCGCTGCGTCTTTATGAGCCTCGGCGTGGGGATCGATATCGCCGGCGAGATCCCCACCATCCGCCGATGCATCTTCGGGGATATCCCCGCGGAGTTCGGCGATCCGCCCGTGCCGGGCGCCGGCATCATCATCCGCGCCCTTCCGGGCAAGTCCGCGGGATTCCAGACCAAATCCCTGGGCGATGAAACGAGCCCGGAGGACGGGTGGAACGATTTCCTGCTCACGATCGAAGGGTATGCCGTCATCAACGAGCGCGACGAGCAAATCCTGATGCAGTCCAACTACTGGGGCACCACGGATCCCGAGGAGTATGACGAGCGCGTCGACGGCCCCGCCGTGCTGGAGCCCGTGCTCGCCAAAAGCTCCGCAATTCTCGCGTCCTCGGTGTTCTGCACCGTCTGGGACAATGTCGATCAGAAACGCCTGACGGATGCCTCCGTGCAGCTGAAGGTAAGCGCCTTCAACCCGGTCACCAACAATACCGAGGGCATCTACGCGTTCCCGGCCATTGCCGAGGGCCAGTACAGCGTCCTCGTGAACGCGCCCGGCTACCTGCGCGGCTCGATGAACCTCAATGTCGCCGGCGGCGAGCTCAAGTCCGTCACCATCGCCATGCGGAGGGAAATCCCGGCCGAGCCGGGCGGCCTGTGCCCGATGCCCGCCGAAGCCACCGCCAGAAGGCTCGGAGAAATGCGGGGCGACCTGTTCCTCGCCGGACTCACCCTGTTCGCGATGGCGGCGGGCGGGAGGATCTTCCGGCGCAAGGACCTTTGATACGGATCAGGAGTCGCGGGCGGCGCTTCCGGTATTCCGGAGCGCCCCCGCGACGGACTGAAGCAACTCGGATACCCCGTAGGGCTTGCGCAACACGGGCGCCGTAATCGCGCCGTTGTCCCCCGTGTACTTGCTGAGGTCCGCATACCCCGTGGTCAGTATCGCGCGCCCCCCCGGAAAGCGCGCCGCGAAGCGCGCCGAAAGTTCCGTTCCCAGGACGCCGCCGGGCAACACCACGTCACTGAAGAGCAGGTCGATGTGCGGCGATTCGGCGATGATTTGCTCCGCGATGCGCCCGTCCTCCGCGGATTTCACCGTGTAGCCGTGCGACCGCAGCACCTTCACCGCAAACTCCCGTAAGGCCGCTTGATCCTCCACCACCAGAATGATCTCGCCCTGCCCGCTCGGGTACGCGCCCGCGCGTTCCGCGTCGAATGCCAGCGCGGCCTCCGCGCCCGGCTTCACCAGCGGCGCGTAGATGGATACCGCCGTCCCCGCGCCCGGTTCGCTCGCGATCTGCATGTATCCGCCCGACTGCCGCACAAAACCGTCAACCATGCTCAGGCCGAGCCCCGTGCCCTTGCCCGGCTCCTTGGTGGTGAAAAACGGCTCGCGTACGCGCGCCAGCTTGTCCCGCGCGATGCCCTCGCCCGTATCCTCAACCGCGATTTCAACGTATTCCCCCGCCGCCACGGATTCCGCCTCCGCCTGCTCCGGAGTGACCGTCGCGCGCCGGGTGCGAATCCGAAGAACGCCGCCCCGCGGCATCGCGTCCCGCGCGTTTACGGCCAGATTCAGCAGCGCGCTTTCCAGTTGCACCTTGTCCAGGCGCGCGTACAGGGGGGCGTCGAGCAGATCGAGCTCGACGGCGATCGTCTCGCCGATGCTCCGCGAAATCAATTTACGGATGCCCGCCACCGCCGCGTTAACATCGACATCGGTGACAACAAGCACCTGGTTGCGAGAAAACGCGAGCAGGCGCGCGACGAGCTCGGCGGCCTGGTTGGCGGCGTAGCGCGCATCCCGAACACAATCCGGATCCGGCGTCTGACCCTCGCCATCCGACGCCATCAGCTCCAGGTTGCCGCGGATTACCGAGAGGTGGTTGTTGAAGTCGTGCGCGATCCCGCCCGTGAGGCGCCCGAGTGCGTGCAGGCGTTCGTTCTGCTCGACGCGCTGCTCCAGCAGCTCGCGCTCCGTAATGTCCGACGATATCCCGCAGACCGCCGCGATCCCGCCCGCCGCGTCGCGCACGGGAAACTTCACGGAAATATAGCTCCGTTCCTTCCCCTCGAAATCGGGGACCACCTCCCGGTAGTCCCGGGTCTCCCCCGTTTCCGCCACCTGGCGGTCATTCTCGCGAAGGGCGGCGGCCACCTCCTCCGGAAAGATCTCTCCGTCGGTCCTGCCCTCCAGCCCGGGCCACTTCGTCCCGGTAACGCGGAGGAAATGCTCGTTGGCGAACAGGTAGCGCCCCTCGGGATCCTTCATGTAGAGAAGGGCCGGCGAATTCTCCAGCATCGCGTTCAGAAGGCTCCGGCTTTCATCAAGATCGGCCTGGGCCTTCAACAGCTTGACGAGATCCCGGTACACGAGGATGAAGATCAGTATGGCGCTCAGGATGACAAAGGCCCAGCCCTTGTAGCTCTGCACCCGCGTCAGAAGCACGGGATCATCGTGGAGCAGGAGGGCCGCCTGGTCCGAAAACAAAATCCAGAGGACGGACAACACGCCGTAGATAAGGCCGAGCCGAAGCGCCATGCGCAAAGCGGAACTCTTTGTACTCACGCGCCTGCTCCCCTTTTCGTTCGGGCCCCATCGCCCGGCTTATCGATGCGTCCCATTCATTGGATTCGGTCACCTCTCGGCGTGCATGCGTTACTGTCCCAGCGCCCGGCGCTGCTCCGCGATCTCGCGGCGGTAGCGGGCCACCGCGGCCTCGTGTTCCGCCAGGGTCGTGCTGAAGGTATGCGTCTTGCCGTCCGCGTTCGACACGAAGTACAGGTAGTCGGCGTCGGCCGGTGCGAGCGCGGCGCGGATGCTGGCCGCGCCCGGGCTCGATATGGGCCCCGGCGGAAGACCCGCGTTCCGGTACGTATTATAGGGGGAGTCCACCTCCTTGTCCGAGTTCAACATGCGCTGGCCGTACTTGCCCAGCGCGTATTGCAGCGTGGAATCCATCTGCAGAGGCATGCCCAGCCGGAGCCGGTTATACAGGACCGCCGCCACCAGCGGGCGCTCCTCGTCGGTGCGCGCCTCCTCCTCCACGAGCGAGGCAATGGTGATAATCGTGTTTCGATCGTGGTTCTCGCTGCCCGGGATCTCCGACAGCAGCGATGCGTACACGGCCTCGAAATGCTCCACCTGCCGCGTCACCAGCGTGTCGGCGTCCGGAGCCTCGTCGAAGAAATACGTGTCGGGCATCAGAAAGCCCTCCAGCGACTCCCCGGGCGCCCCCACACGCTCGCGAAGGGCCGGGTCCGCGGCCGCGCGAACATAGTCCTCGCCCTGGGAAAGCAATGTCGCGGCCTGCGCAATCGCGAGTCCCTCGGGAATGGTGACCTTGACCCGATCAACCTCAAGCGGGCGCTTCGGCCCGGCCTGTAGCTGCCGCAGCAACCCGGTCGCCGAGAGCCCCTGGTTCAACTCATAAAGGCCATGCCGGATTACCGCCTCGGATCCGTCCAGTTGCAGCGCGAGCCGGAAGAAACCCTCGTATTCGATCAGGCCCGCATCCGCCAGGAGCCGGCCGACATCGCGCCCCGTGGATCCCCGCGGCACGGCGAACTCAACCGCCGGCCCGCTGGCGCCTTCGTACGTGACGTGATCGTACAGGATATAGCCCACCGCGCCCGCCGCCGCCACGAGAATCACCGACGCCGCGATTCCCCAAAGCACCAGCGCCGTAATCCAGCGCCAGAAGCGAAACTTCCGACGCTCGTGGGCCCGGGCATCCTCTAATAAATCTTCACTGGACATGATCGCTCACTGCGCTCCCGGCGATGGCGCCGAATGGGCGTTGCGCCGGTCAAGATACGACTGCTCCGATACACAAAAGGGCGCCACGGGTGCCACCCTCAAGCTCCGCGGCTCCGCCGCGAAGGCTTGTGGGTGTGGGCCTTTAGTTGAGCGCCAATAGTCCGCAACAGCATTTCATCCTCTTCATGGGTGAAGCAGCACGTCATCAGCGGCTGCTCACTGCGCTCCCGGCGATGGCGCCGAATGGGCGTTGCGCCGGTCAAGATACGACTGCAATATCTGTGCCGCGGCAATCTTATCAATCACGTCTTTACGTTTTCGACCTTTCCGGCCGCTCGCCCGGTAGATGTCGTCCGCCGCGTGGGTGGAGTAACGCTCGTCTTCAAACACCACGGGCACGGGGATGCGCGCGGCGAGCAAATCCGCGAATACGCGCACCTTGCGGGCCTGCGGGCCTTCATCGCCATTCTCCAGCAGCGGAAGACCCGCGACCACCAGCACGGGACGGAGCAACTCCACCGTCGCGGCGATCGCGGCCAGGGCCTTCTCTCGCGAGGGAGCGCGAACGACCTCGTGGGGCGTCACGATCGTCTGGCTCGGATCCGTAACCGCGACGCCCGTACGCGCGTCGCCAATATCCAGCGCGAGAATGCGCCCGGGCAACGCCGCCTCGCCCGTCACGCGCAATCGCTCCCGGCCCGCGCCCGCCGCTTCCGCCAACGCCGGGCCACCCCGGCGCCGCACAGCAGCATAAGCAGGGCGGTCGGAGCCGGCGCCGCCATCCACGCGGCGGCCAGCAGAATGACCGGCACCAGCAGCGCGCGGACGAGCGCCGCGAGCGCCGGGCTGCGGGCTATCACATCCGCCACCGGCGGGCTGACCGTGTAGTACGCGTCCACAAACATGGTTCCCGGCGCGTTCGTCAGCAGCCATTCATCCCGAAAGTCCCGCAGGATGTCGATATTCGCGGCCAGCGGCGTTCCACTTGCCGCCGTCGCCACGAAACACGGGTCAATTATCCCGCTTTCACCGTCCTGTAGCAGGAGGATGCCGAGAAGGCCGAAGAAACCGCGGTAACGGCGGAAATTCGGGTCCGGCGGCGTGAAAACGCCCACCACAAACGAGGCCGTGCTGCCGCTCTCGTTCGCCGTAACCGTAATCCGCGCCTGGCCCGGCGATGCCGCCAGAAGCGCGCCCCGCCGGTCCACCGAAACAATGGCCGGAGCCGAGCTGGAAAATGTGAACGTCGAATCCCTCGGATCCGGCGAAACCGGCTGGAGCAGGCGCCGGTACCCCACGGGTACAATGAGCTGCCTCGGCAGGTTTTCCAGCGCCACCCCGGCGGTTGCGAAAGTCCCGGATTCACTCAGGCTGCTGTTCTGGTTCTGATCCGTCGCCCGGACCGTAAAGGAATAGACCGTCCCCTCCGCGAGATTGGTGATGCGCACCGCGTGGCGGGTGTCGAGGCCCGGCGTCGCCTGGATCTGCTCATACTCGCCCGCCGCAAATCCAATCGCGATATCGCCACTGCTGAGCTCGTCCGTTTCCCACACCAGGAGCACGGAGTTCGCATCCACCTCCTCCACCATCGGCTCAACCGTGAATTCCGGCCCGGTAAGGTCGGGCGCCGCGGAGGTGATGGCGGCAAACGGATCGGACATCGCGGGCCCGTTAAGCGCCAGATCCGCCGAGCTCGCCGTCGCCTCGTACGCGGTGTTCGGCGTCAGCCCGCGCACCGTAACCCGGTGCGCGATCGCAAGCGCGCCGTCTTGATACCCTATCGGGTCGCCGTCCCCGGCAAGGCCATAGGCCAGGTAAGTATCGGCGGGCTCGTCCGTGTTCCAGCGCACGGTGAAACCGTCATCCGTCACCGCGAACACTTCCGGCCCCGCCGTGATCTCGGGCGCGGTCGTATCCGGGCCCACGTCCGTCGTGAAGACGAGCGGGTTTCCGCCCGCCCCCGACGTGACTTCCACGGACTCACCCGTGAATGCGGCGGATTCACAAACAAAGCTATACGAGGCGCCGGGGACCAGCCCGCCCAGCGTCACCCGGTGGCGCAGCCCGGCCTCACCGGCGGAAACCACTTCCGTATGGGTTGCGCCAAGACCGTAGCGCACCGTGCTCTCGGCGGGCGTGTCCGTCTCCCAATAGATCGTCGCCGTGGTGTCGGTAACGCCCAGAACCGTTGGCGGAGCCGTCACAACCGGCGGAAGCCCGTCATAAACCGGCAGCGTCGAGAGCGAAAGCGTCCCCTCGGCCAGGGCATCGCCCCCGCGCCACGCCGCCGACGCCACCTGGAAACTGTAGGCGGTATCGGGAAGAAGATCAACCAGCGTAAGCCGGTGCTGGCGGCGCAGGCCCGACCGGGTCTGGACGCGCGGCGCCTGCCCCGACGCCGCAAAGCGAACGGACGTCGTCGCGGGCTCGCTGGTTTCCCAGCGCAGGTGAATCTCGTTCGCCGTGACGCGCTCTATCAGCATCCCCTCCACAATGCGCAACGGCGGGGCGTCCGCCTCCGAAGCCGTGGCCGCTTCGAGCGTCGTCTCGACCAGATTCCCGGCCGCGTCCGTCGCGCGGATTTCCACGCTATAAACGGTGTCCGGCTGCAACCCCGAAAGCAGGGCCGTATGCGCGTTGCCGTAGGCCGTCATGGCTTCCGCCGCGACAACACCCTCCGGTTCCACCGCGAACGCCTCGCCCTGGGTAAACTCATTGGTGGTCCACGCCAGCAGAAGCGCACTGTCCGACGTCCCCGCCACGGACGGCAGCGCCACAAAGACCGGCGGGTTTGCGTCCGGGGTGTTGCGGGTCGCCGCCGATACCACGCGGCTGCGCTCCGCGGGCGCGCCCTCCGCGTCCAGTGTTTCCACCTGCAAGAAATAGGTCGTGCCGGGCGCGAGGCTCGGCAGCGTTACCTGATGCGCGAGCGCCGCGGCGCCCGTTTCCACCGACTGATCCAATGCCGTTTCGGATAGGCCGTACAGCACGCGGCCCCGCGCCGCCACCTGGGTCTTCCACGTCACCACGGCGCTGGACTCGGAAAATCCGCCCGGGATCGGCCCTTCCACCACCACGGGCGTCTGTGACGGATCAACGCCCTCGCCCTCGCCCTCGCCCTCGCCCTCGCCCTCACCTTCTCCTTCTCCTTCTCCTTCTCCTTCTCCTTCTCCTTCTCCCTCTCCTTCTCCTTCTCCTTCTCCTTCTCCTTCTCCTTCTCCTTCTCCTTCGCCTTCGCCTTCTCCTTCACCTTCGCCTTCTCCCTCGCCTTCTCCTTCACCTTCCGCAGGGCTACTGGCCGCGAAGAGTTCGCTGACCGAGAGAAATCCGTCGCTGTTCGCGTCGATGGCGGCGAAATCTTGAGCGGTCAAAGCGGGAACGGCCACCTGGGCTTCCGCATCGGACAATCGCCCGTCCGTGTCAACGTCCGCCGTGTCAAAGGACGCCAGCAACTCCTGCGCAATCGCGCTGAGGCTCGTATCCTGCTTATTCGCCGCGCCGGCCCGCGAATTCACGCAAAAAACAACCAGGAGAAGGATGGCGCCAGCCGCCAGGCGAACCAGGCGCGACGCATTGGAACCGTATGCATCCCGATTGCGGTCCCTGCCCGCACTGCAGCCCTTGGGAATCATTGTCTATCCTTCTCGGTTATGGCGGCCAATACAGCCCGTTCCCTGGCCCGCCCAATTCCCTGCGCGGGCCCCGATCACGGCCCTCCCCGCCGGCGTGGCGCACGGCAACTGCCCGGTCGGCGCGCCTGAACATCAATCCTACGCGCATCAATGTACCACGAAGCCCCCGAAACTTAAAAGCGCCACACACGTGTCCGCGCCATTGTGGTATCCTTCCCGGCGTGCGTATCAAACTATTCAAAGCGACGCAGTGGACCGGCGCCGAAACCCGCTCCGTCGAGGACCGCCTGCCGGTGGAGGCCGTGCTCCAGATCAAGGTGAACGGCGTCCCCTACACCACCACCGTGCGTACCCCGGGGGCGGACCACGCCCTCGCGCGGGGACTGATGCACACCGAAGGGGTCCTCACCGGCCCCGAGATCCGGCCCGAGTTCCGCGAGATCGCCGACCCGGCAACCGGCATCGCGGGCTGTCTGGAAGTCTCGGTCCCGGCGGCGGCCGTGGCGAAACCGCTCGCGGACCGGCGCTCCGCCATGGGCAGCGCTTCCTGCGGCCTCTGCGGGATTCGGGAGCCGGAGGAACTCGAGTTGCGCGGCGCACCCCTGGTGGCGCCGCCGGGCCGGGGCCTGAGCCGCGCCTGCGTCGCCCAACTTCTCGATGCGCTTCCGGATCACCAGCCCATTTTCCAGGCGACCGGCGGCGTCCACGCCGCACTGGCGTTCTCCATCGACGGAACCATTCTATCCAGCCACGAAGACATCGGCCGCCACAACGCCGTGGACAAGGTCATCGGCGATCTCATCCTGCGCGAACAGCTCGCCAGCGCCTGCGGCGTGCTCGTGAGCGGGCGCGTCTCCTACGAGATCGTCTACAAGGCCTGCCAGGCGCGCTGGCCCTACCTCATCGCCGTTTCCGCGCCCTCCTCCCTGGCGATCGAAATGGCCGAGGCCTTCGGGCTCTGCGTGGTCGCCTTCTGCCGCCCGCGACGCGCCACCGTCTACAGCCACCCCGGCTACCTCGCCGACTGATCGCGCGACCAACGATCGCGGTCATTTCCGCCGCGGCGCACCTTCGGCCTGTCCGAGGCAAATGTAGGATAGCCGTCCCGGCTGTCCACCGCGCCGAAAGGCGCGCCAGGATCGCGGACATTCCGCGCAAAACAAGCCACAACACCAAAAGCGTCCTTCCCCCTTCACTCTTCCCGCTTTCACTCTTCCCCTTTCCCCCTTCACCACCCGAAACTCGTTCCCACGGTCCACCGTGGGAATGCATACCGTTCCGCTCAGCGGAACAATCCCCACACAAGAATCCGTAAACCGTTCCGCAAATGTAGGATAGGCGTCCCGGCTGTCCAACGCGCCGAAAGGCGCAAATGTAGGATAGGCGTCCCGGCTGTCCAAGCGCCGCAAGGCACGACAGGCCCGCCCCCCCGTCTCTATCAAAGCCCGCGTTCCCTCCGCTGGCCACGTCATTCCGCTGATGTGCCGCCGAACTTTTATCCCGTCCCTTGCGATACGTATACTGGGGACGGCCCGCGCGCGGGCGAAATCAACACAGCGAGGCAGCAGTATGAGCAGTTATGACGGCGATCCCCGCGAAGAACACCCCCGGCTTGAGCCCACCTTGAAGGACGCCCTCATGCCGGCGCGTCCGCCGAAAAAACCGGATGGCGTGCGCGTGCCCGAGCCGGCGTCCCGCAATGAAGCGCGCGGCGGCGCGGCCCCCTCGTTGCAGGACGCCCTCTTGCCAAAGGATCACCATCCGCCCGCGCCGCCTCAGTCTTCGGCCGATCCAGCCACGGCCGCGGCGCCGGCCCCCACCGCCGCGGGAGAACCCCTGGCAACGGGTGAGGCGGTGGCGCCGAGCAACGCCGT contains:
- a CDS encoding PAS domain-containing protein, coding for MSTKSSALRMALRLGLIYGVLSVLWILFSDQAALLLHDDPVLLTRVQSYKGWAFVILSAILIFILVYRDLVKLLKAQADLDESRSLLNAMLENSPALLYMKDPEGRYLFANEHFLRVTGTKWPGLEGRTDGEIFPEEVAAALRENDRQVAETGETRDYREVVPDFEGKERSYISVKFPVRDAAGGIAAVCGISSDITERELLEQRVEQNERLHALGRLTGGIAHDFNNHLSVIRGNLELMASDGEGQTPDPDCVRDARYAANQAAELVARLLAFSRNQVLVVTDVDVNAAVAGIRKLISRSIGETIAVELDLLDAPLYARLDKVQLESALLNLAVNARDAMPRGGVLRIRTRRATVTPEQAEAESVAAGEYVEIAVEDTGEGIARDKLARVREPFFTTKEPGKGTGLGLSMVDGFVRQSGGYMQIASEPGAGTAVSIYAPLVKPGAEAALAFDAERAGAYPSGQGEIILVVEDQAALREFAVKVLRSHGYTVKSAEDGRIAEQIIAESPHIDLLFSDVVLPGGVLGTELSARFAARFPGGRAILTTGYADLSKYTGDNGAITAPVLRKPYGVSELLQSVAGALRNTGSAARDS
- the mltG gene encoding endolytic transglycosylase MltG; amino-acid sequence: MSSEDLLEDARAHERRKFRFWRWITALVLWGIAASVILVAAAGAVGYILYDHVTYEGASGPAVEFAVPRGSTGRDVGRLLADAGLIEYEGFFRLALQLDGSEAVIRHGLYELNQGLSATGLLRQLQAGPKRPLEVDRVKVTIPEGLAIAQAATLLSQGEDYVRAAADPALRERVGAPGESLEGFLMPDTYFFDEAPDADTLVTRQVEHFEAVYASLLSEIPGSENHDRNTIITIASLVEEEARTDEERPLVAAVLYNRLRLGMPLQMDSTLQYALGKYGQRMLNSDKEVDSPYNTYRNAGLPPGPISSPGAASIRAALAPADADYLYFVSNADGKTHTFSTTLAEHEAAVARYRREIAEQRRALGQ
- the ruvX gene encoding Holliday junction resolvase RuvX, yielding MTGEAALPGRILALDIGDARTGVAVTDPSQTIVTPHEVVRAPSREKALAAIAATVELLRPVLVVAGLPLLENGDEGPQARKVRVFADLLAARIPVPVVFEDERYSTHAADDIYRASGRKGRKRKDVIDKIAAAQILQSYLDRRNAHSAPSPGAQ
- a CDS encoding Ig-like domain-containing protein; this encodes MIPKGCSAGRDRNRDAYGSNASRLVRLAAGAILLLVVFCVNSRAGAANKQDTSLSAIAQELLASFDTADVDTDGRLSDAEAQVAVPALTAQDFAAIDANSDGFLSVSELFAASSPAEGEGEGEGEGEGEGEGEGEGEGEGEGEGEGEGEGEGEGEGEGEGEGEGEGEGEGEGEGEGEGVDPSQTPVVVEGPIPGGFSESSAVVTWKTQVAARGRVLYGLSETALDQSVETGAAALAHQVTLPSLAPGTTYFLQVETLDAEGAPAERSRVVSAATRNTPDANPPVFVALPSVAGTSDSALLLAWTTNEFTQGEAFAVEPEGVVAAEAMTAYGNAHTALLSGLQPDTVYSVEIRATDAAGNLVETTLEAATASEADAPPLRIVEGMLIERVTANEIHLRWETSEPATTSVRFAASGQAPRVQTRSGLRRQHRLTLVDLLPDTAYSFQVASAAWRGGDALAEGTLSLSTLPVYDGLPPVVTAPPTVLGVTDTTATIYWETDTPAESTVRYGLGATHTEVVSAGEAGLRHRVTLGGLVPGASYSFVCESAAFTGESVEVTSGAGGNPLVFTTDVGPDTTAPEITAGPEVFAVTDDGFTVRWNTDEPADTYLAYGLAGDGDPIGYQDGALAIAHRVTVRGLTPNTAYEATASSADLALNGPAMSDPFAAITSAAPDLTGPEFTVEPMVEEVDANSVLLVWETDELSSGDIAIGFAAGEYEQIQATPGLDTRHAVRITNLAEGTVYSFTVRATDQNQNSSLSESGTFATAGVALENLPRQLIVPVGYRRLLQPVSPDPRDSTFTFSSSAPAIVSVDRRGALLAASPGQARITVTANESGSTASFVVGVFTPPDPNFRRYRGFFGLLGILLLQDGESGIIDPCFVATAASGTPLAANIDILRDFRDEWLLTNAPGTMFVDAYYTVSPPVADVIARSPALAALVRALLVPVILLAAAWMAAPAPTALLMLLCGAGVARRWRKRRARAGSDCA
- a CDS encoding formate dehydrogenase accessory sulfurtransferase FdhD, with product MRIKLFKATQWTGAETRSVEDRLPVEAVLQIKVNGVPYTTTVRTPGADHALARGLMHTEGVLTGPEIRPEFREIADPATGIAGCLEVSVPAAAVAKPLADRRSAMGSASCGLCGIREPEELELRGAPLVAPPGRGLSRACVAQLLDALPDHQPIFQATGGVHAALAFSIDGTILSSHEDIGRHNAVDKVIGDLILREQLASACGVLVSGRVSYEIVYKACQARWPYLIAVSAPSSLAIEMAEAFGLCVVAFCRPRRATVYSHPGYLAD